One genomic window of Garra rufa chromosome 24, GarRuf1.0, whole genome shotgun sequence includes the following:
- the LOC141300684 gene encoding receptor activity-modifying protein 3-like isoform X1 — translation MDPNLHTLFKLSLIFAVNTLMTRGLSDTDGTDLSFTQRPRLLQCNQTVLLLEMERCGERFSIDMNRVQPDDRCNLTHFIREYHVFSFCTEMNAERIGCFWPNPVVERFIISIHKHFFSNCSLEHVVFIDPPDDTLTLLILIPVFLTLAMVALVVWCSKRSDILA, via the exons caGTAAACACGCTGATGACGAGAGGTTTATCAG ACACAGATGGCACTGATCTGTCGTTCACCCAGCGGCCGCGGCTCCTGCAGTGCAATCAGACCGTCCTGCTGCTGGAAATGGAGAGATGCGGAGAACGATTCAGCATCGACATGAATCGTGTTCAACCAGACGACAGATGCAATCTCACGCACTTCATCAG AGAGTATCACGTCTTCTCCTTCTGCACGGAGATGAACGCCGAGCGCATCGGCTGCTTCTGGCCGAACCCGGTGGTGGAGCGCTTCATCATCAGCATCCACAAACACTTCTTCTCCAACTGCAGCCTGGAGCACGTGGTGTTCATCGACCCGCCGGACGACACGCTCACCCTCCTCATCCTCATCCCCGTCTTCCTCACGCTGGCCATGGTGGCGCTGGTGGTCTGGTGCAGCAAACGGAGCGACATCCTGGCCTAG
- the LOC141300684 gene encoding receptor activity-modifying protein 3-like isoform X2, whose protein sequence is MDPNLHTLFKLSLIFVNTLMTRGLSDTDGTDLSFTQRPRLLQCNQTVLLLEMERCGERFSIDMNRVQPDDRCNLTHFIREYHVFSFCTEMNAERIGCFWPNPVVERFIISIHKHFFSNCSLEHVVFIDPPDDTLTLLILIPVFLTLAMVALVVWCSKRSDILA, encoded by the exons TAAACACGCTGATGACGAGAGGTTTATCAG ACACAGATGGCACTGATCTGTCGTTCACCCAGCGGCCGCGGCTCCTGCAGTGCAATCAGACCGTCCTGCTGCTGGAAATGGAGAGATGCGGAGAACGATTCAGCATCGACATGAATCGTGTTCAACCAGACGACAGATGCAATCTCACGCACTTCATCAG AGAGTATCACGTCTTCTCCTTCTGCACGGAGATGAACGCCGAGCGCATCGGCTGCTTCTGGCCGAACCCGGTGGTGGAGCGCTTCATCATCAGCATCCACAAACACTTCTTCTCCAACTGCAGCCTGGAGCACGTGGTGTTCATCGACCCGCCGGACGACACGCTCACCCTCCTCATCCTCATCCCCGTCTTCCTCACGCTGGCCATGGTGGCGCTGGTGGTCTGGTGCAGCAAACGGAGCGACATCCTGGCCTAG